One Mycolicibacter sp. MU0083 DNA window includes the following coding sequences:
- a CDS encoding PGRS repeat-containing protein → MSRRHSSSRRRGQAGRTRRNRIIGAGGAAGAFLAFGMAPLATPPSAQADGFDFGWDWFDPATSAADAPLGAAAGFFDMSTIIDQWFYEPLHFGVEAWINSDLGEWVNGWINESSGLFLIGDGADGTADNPDGGDAGLWFGDGGDGWSSDEAGVAGGDGGAAGWFGNGGDGGDGFESSAGGAGGVGGTFMGLGGDGGNGGDGVGVGAVGGVGGAGGDAVGWFFGNGGNGGQGGKGTDGAAGSYANGGTGHGDIGGWGGNGGVGGRSGYYFGNGGQGGDGGVAGNGGAAANGVDDGIAGHLNGGNGGQGGAGGTGGLGGVKFNGSFGQAGETGTGADGGNAANGGEGYRDEDTGDYLGKGGNGGTGGTAGNGIVGGNGGSSGDGGDGTTGGNGGIGGRGGASEGANTGGAGSAGGEGGFGTSKGGNGGVGGAGGNSVEGNGGAGGNGGNAGDAATDDDSIQTTGGSGGSGGLGGATAEGKGGTGGLGGAAGSGTYLGGNGGQGGAGGAVTAGNGGVGGDGGKGADGGQSTGWTSGSGTIFSKGGNGGNGGAGGAGASGTGGHGGDAGNGADGATGADVASTGGNGGNGGAGGAAAATLTGGGGTAGDAGAGGHGGNGTASGGNGGTGGVGGAGLFVGGDGGDGGTGGSSGGVSAVGNPFGVSHAGNGGAGGAGGVSALTPQASGQPGPGGHGGNGGNGGSGAGAVNGGTAGVGGSGGAGLNGGEGGDGGVGGAATGTGNGGNGGNAGSGGAGAPGHKGIAHPSGAGGDGWNGGDGGSGGSGGAGGTAVSGNGGNGGNAGNGGTGGVGGVGGKGGVDANGNGLDGGRGGTGGAGGLASGTAGAGGVSTGGTNGNAGSAGVDGNGGAGGAGGVGGNGTAGTAGSSSANGAGGNGTDGGSAGNGGAGGTGGTSVGGQGGAGGMGGAGGAGGAGGAGGNGGVNSAGDGLAGGDGGDGGAAGKGGAGGTGGNSTSGVDGTAGTGGLGASGGAGGNGGNGGVPTGGGTGGAAGDGGTGGAGGDGGPGGTPDGTPGIDGADGANGTPGVPG, encoded by the coding sequence ATGAGTCGTCGTCACAGCAGCAGCCGGCGTCGCGGTCAAGCCGGCCGGACGCGCCGCAACCGGATCATCGGAGCCGGTGGTGCGGCCGGTGCATTCCTGGCGTTCGGGATGGCGCCCCTGGCGACCCCGCCGTCGGCTCAGGCCGACGGGTTCGACTTCGGGTGGGATTGGTTCGACCCCGCGACCTCGGCCGCCGATGCCCCGCTGGGCGCGGCCGCCGGCTTCTTCGACATGAGCACCATCATCGACCAATGGTTCTACGAGCCACTGCATTTCGGTGTCGAGGCGTGGATCAACAGTGACCTCGGCGAGTGGGTCAACGGCTGGATCAACGAATCGTCCGGACTGTTCCTGATCGGTGACGGTGCCGACGGCACCGCCGACAACCCCGACGGCGGCGACGCCGGACTGTGGTTCGGCGACGGCGGCGACGGCTGGAGCAGCGACGAGGCCGGCGTGGCCGGCGGCGACGGTGGTGCGGCCGGCTGGTTCGGCAACGGCGGCGACGGCGGTGACGGTTTCGAGAGCAGCGCCGGCGGCGCCGGCGGCGTCGGCGGTACGTTCATGGGCCTCGGCGGTGACGGCGGTAACGGTGGTGACGGTGTCGGAGTCGGCGCGGTCGGCGGGGTCGGCGGTGCCGGCGGTGACGCGGTCGGCTGGTTCTTCGGCAACGGTGGCAACGGCGGCCAGGGCGGTAAGGGCACCGATGGCGCCGCGGGCAGCTACGCCAACGGTGGTACCGGCCACGGCGACATCGGCGGCTGGGGCGGCAATGGCGGGGTCGGCGGCCGCAGCGGCTATTACTTCGGCAACGGTGGCCAGGGCGGTGACGGTGGCGTCGCCGGTAACGGCGGCGCCGCGGCCAACGGGGTGGATGACGGCATCGCGGGTCACCTCAACGGTGGTAACGGCGGTCAAGGAGGTGCCGGCGGCACCGGCGGGCTCGGTGGGGTGAAGTTCAACGGCTCCTTCGGGCAGGCCGGCGAAACCGGGACCGGTGCCGACGGAGGTAACGCGGCCAACGGTGGCGAGGGCTACCGGGACGAGGACACCGGCGACTACCTGGGCAAGGGCGGCAACGGCGGCACCGGCGGCACGGCCGGCAACGGCATCGTCGGCGGCAACGGCGGGTCGTCCGGCGACGGCGGTGACGGAACGACCGGCGGTAACGGCGGTATCGGCGGGCGAGGCGGCGCTTCCGAGGGCGCCAACACCGGCGGCGCCGGCAGTGCCGGCGGCGAGGGCGGCTTCGGCACCAGCAAGGGCGGCAACGGCGGTGTCGGCGGTGCCGGTGGCAACAGCGTCGAGGGCAACGGTGGCGCCGGCGGCAATGGCGGCAACGCAGGCGATGCGGCCACCGATGACGACAGCATCCAGACCACCGGCGGCTCCGGTGGCAGCGGCGGGCTCGGCGGCGCGACCGCCGAGGGCAAGGGCGGCACCGGTGGGCTCGGCGGTGCCGCCGGTAGCGGAACCTATCTCGGCGGCAACGGCGGTCAGGGTGGCGCCGGTGGCGCCGTGACGGCCGGCAACGGCGGCGTCGGGGGCGACGGTGGCAAGGGCGCCGACGGCGGGCAGAGCACCGGGTGGACGTCGGGCAGCGGCACCATCTTCAGCAAGGGCGGCAACGGCGGCAACGGCGGGGCCGGAGGAGCCGGCGCCTCGGGCACCGGCGGCCACGGTGGTGACGCCGGCAACGGCGCCGACGGGGCCACCGGTGCCGATGTCGCCAGCACCGGCGGCAACGGTGGTAATGGTGGTGCCGGCGGTGCGGCGGCGGCAACGCTGACCGGTGGTGGCGGTACCGCCGGTGATGCCGGGGCCGGTGGTCACGGTGGCAACGGCACCGCCTCCGGCGGTAACGGCGGCACCGGCGGCGTCGGCGGAGCCGGATTGTTTGTCGGCGGTGACGGCGGCGATGGCGGTACCGGCGGCAGCAGCGGCGGCGTCTCGGCCGTCGGCAACCCGTTCGGCGTCAGCCACGCAGGTAACGGAGGCGCCGGCGGTGCGGGCGGGGTCAGCGCGCTCACTCCGCAGGCCAGCGGCCAGCCTGGGCCCGGCGGGCACGGCGGCAACGGCGGCAACGGCGGTAGTGGCGCAGGTGCGGTCAACGGTGGCACCGCCGGCGTCGGCGGCAGCGGCGGCGCCGGCCTCAACGGCGGCGAAGGTGGTGACGGCGGGGTCGGCGGCGCAGCGACCGGCACCGGCAACGGTGGCAACGGTGGCAACGCCGGCAGCGGCGGGGCCGGCGCGCCCGGGCACAAGGGAATTGCCCACCCATCCGGCGCCGGCGGTGACGGCTGGAACGGTGGTGACGGCGGCAGCGGCGGCAGCGGCGGGGCCGGCGGCACGGCGGTCAGCGGCAACGGCGGTAACGGTGGCAATGCCGGCAACGGTGGCACCGGTGGTGTCGGCGGCGTGGGCGGAAAGGGCGGTGTCGACGCGAACGGCAACGGCCTCGACGGCGGTAGGGGCGGGACCGGTGGGGCCGGCGGCCTTGCCAGCGGCACCGCGGGTGCCGGCGGTGTCAGTACCGGTGGCACCAACGGCAACGCCGGCAGCGCCGGAGTCGACGGCAACGGTGGCGCCGGGGGCGCCGGTGGCGTGGGCGGCAACGGCACCGCGGGTACCGCCGGGAGCAGTTCTGCGAATGGCGCGGGCGGCAACGGCACCGACGGAGGATCCGCCGGCAACGGTGGGGCCGGTGGCACCGGTGGCACCTCGGTCGGCGGTCAGGGTGGCGCCGGTGGAATGGGTGGCGCAGGTGGTGCCGGTGGCGCGGGCGGGGCCGGCGGCAATGGCGGCGTGAACTCCGCCGGCGACGGACTGGCCGGCGGTGACGGCGGTGATGGCGGTGCGGCCGGTAAGGGCGGCGCCGGGGGAACCGGTGGCAACAGCACCAGTGGCGTCGACGGAACTGCGGGCACCGGTGGTCTCGGTGCCAGCGGCGGCGCGGGCGGCAACGGTGGCAACGGTGGCGTGCCGACCGGTGGCGGGACCGGTGGAGCCGCCGGCGACGGGGGCACTGGCGGGGCCGGCGGGGACGGCGGCCCGGGGGGCACCCCGGACGGCACACCCGGCATCGACGGCGCCGATGGAGCAAACGGAACGCCTGGCGTCCCCGGCTAA
- the gjpA gene encoding outer membrane porin GjpA: MHAILRPYATAGVVIAGTGLIAATPVAAPAPAAPAVIDVALTGLPGIVDTWQDVFNTASANATTLLNNYMLAPGVAWQQLFANWMGYTQQFLDDPSSSTLADINTQIQDRWVAVRDGWAVQDMLAATKGLVTQHTLDGAGLTGHAFLYNQLPSFLPPDIDAESVTAVVDWLTSPLSAVIIGSLGPGISPWVAMMNSIDDGDGFSEIIANTWGGFLNGATLSLDFLLPMINDAGFLPVGMSLDHLEFAFGGLLTPGSVSVGPYEVLGTGGEVVASIPAVGGSIFNGIGLEMVGVPLLNTIAMDGQAIGPIAAWEAWGQIVGALLGSGWSGKGAVVVTPPMAGVELPVIPDDLFDDGGASAEATNVFSGLQDLLDDIFS, from the coding sequence TTGCACGCCATTCTTCGCCCCTACGCAACGGCCGGCGTCGTCATCGCCGGGACCGGCCTGATCGCCGCCACACCGGTGGCGGCGCCGGCACCCGCGGCGCCCGCGGTCATCGATGTCGCGCTCACGGGGCTGCCCGGCATCGTCGACACCTGGCAGGACGTGTTCAACACCGCGTCGGCCAACGCCACAACGCTGCTCAACAACTACATGCTGGCCCCCGGGGTGGCCTGGCAGCAGCTGTTCGCCAACTGGATGGGCTACACCCAGCAGTTCCTGGACGACCCGAGCAGCAGCACGTTGGCCGACATCAACACCCAGATCCAGGACCGCTGGGTAGCGGTTCGTGACGGCTGGGCGGTGCAGGACATGCTCGCCGCGACAAAGGGTCTCGTCACGCAGCACACCCTCGACGGGGCAGGACTGACCGGCCACGCCTTCCTGTACAACCAGTTGCCGAGCTTCCTGCCGCCCGACATCGACGCCGAGTCGGTGACGGCCGTCGTCGACTGGCTTACGTCACCGCTGAGTGCGGTCATCATCGGCTCACTGGGTCCCGGCATCAGCCCGTGGGTCGCGATGATGAACAGCATCGACGACGGCGACGGCTTCAGTGAGATCATCGCCAACACCTGGGGTGGCTTCCTCAACGGCGCCACGCTCAGCCTCGACTTCCTACTGCCGATGATCAACGACGCAGGATTCCTCCCCGTCGGAATGAGCTTGGACCACTTGGAGTTTGCCTTCGGCGGCCTCCTCACTCCCGGCTCGGTGTCGGTCGGCCCGTACGAGGTCCTGGGTACCGGTGGCGAAGTAGTCGCGTCGATCCCGGCGGTCGGCGGCTCAATCTTCAACGGCATCGGACTGGAAATGGTCGGCGTGCCACTGCTCAACACCATCGCCATGGACGGCCAGGCCATCGGCCCCATCGCGGCCTGGGAGGCGTGGGGTCAGATCGTGGGGGCGCTGCTCGGCTCCGGTTGGAGTGGGAAAGGCGCGGTCGTCGTGACGCCGCCGATGGCGGGTGTCGAACTGCCGGTGATACCGGACGACCTTTTCGATGACGGCGGAGCCAGCGCGGAAGCGACGAACGTCTTCAGCGGTCTACAAGACCTGCTCGACGACATCTTCTCCTGA
- a CDS encoding MarR family winged helix-turn-helix transcriptional regulator, translating into MGRRTAIERAIWELPALDPAEGACVQLFMESSLRLFAALNHRLITEHGLPLFGVLVLDLLARSASGSVRMGDIAEEFAMAPSRVTQLITRLEARGLVARRQHPGDRRAVLACITDEGRGLHRPAVATYARAIRVHYLERLSRPQAIALGDVCRRTGAQMRPAGARRTRHSTTGIPAVTV; encoded by the coding sequence CCGGACGGCGATTGAACGGGCGATATGGGAGCTTCCCGCGCTCGACCCCGCAGAGGGCGCGTGTGTACAGCTGTTCATGGAGTCATCGTTGCGACTGTTTGCGGCGTTGAACCATCGACTGATCACCGAACACGGTCTGCCCCTGTTCGGTGTTCTGGTGCTGGATCTGCTGGCCCGATCGGCGTCGGGATCTGTCCGAATGGGCGACATCGCAGAGGAATTCGCCATGGCGCCCAGTCGTGTGACCCAACTGATCACACGACTGGAGGCGCGGGGCCTGGTCGCACGGCGTCAACACCCCGGCGACCGGCGAGCGGTGCTGGCCTGCATCACCGACGAGGGCCGGGGGTTGCACCGGCCCGCCGTGGCGACTTACGCGCGGGCGATCCGCGTGCACTACCTGGAGCGACTGTCGCGGCCGCAGGCGATCGCCCTGGGTGACGTCTGCCGTAGGACCGGCGCGCAGATGAGGCCGGCCGGGGCGCGCCGGACACGGCATTCGACGACCGGGATCCCTGCCGTGACAGTTTGA